The Tamandua tetradactyla isolate mTamTet1 chromosome 5, mTamTet1.pri, whole genome shotgun sequence genome window below encodes:
- the RAB36 gene encoding ras-related protein Rab-36 isoform X1, whose protein sequence is MRSALPPLGPPVSRDRVIASFPKWYTSDACLQLKEHFHGQVSAACQLRSTGTVGCECELFSLRPQLVSLLHPSCPAFPAVSGSNSPRWSSSGTSTWGRPALSTGFVRTFLIVTTKPPSGWTLKSSASKSPESPTASRFIIMTFDLCDMQTLEHTRQWLQDALRENEPGSSFLFLVGTKKDLLPGAACEQVEAEAVRLAGEMQAEYWSVSAKTGENVTAFFSRVAALAFEQSVLQELARRDSVRPQLGDGALIRMEGCPSESQGSKKPSSLGCC, encoded by the exons ATGAGGTCCGCCCTGCCGCCGTTGGGGCCCCCGGTGAGCCGAGACCGCGTCATCGCCAGCTTCCCCAAG TGGTACACGTCCGACGCCTGCCTGCAGCTGAAGGAGCACTTCCACGGGCAGGTCAGCGCGGCCTGCCAGCTCAGGAGCACGGGGACTGTCGG GTGTGAGTGTGAGCTTTTCAGCTTGAGGCCTCAGCTTGtgtctctcctgcacccctcGTGCCCCGCTTTCCCTGCAGTTTCTG GCTCAAACTCTCCAAGGTGGTCGTCGTCGGGGACCTCTACGTGGGGAAGACCAGCCTTATCCACAG GTTTTGTAAGAACGTTTTTGATCGTGACTACAAAGCCACCATCGGGGTGGACTTTGAAATCGAGCGCTTCGAAATCGCCGGAGTCCCCTACGGCCTCCAGAT TTATCATCATGACATTTGACCTCTGTGACATGCAGACTCTGGAGCACACAAGGCAA TGGCTGCAGGACGCGCTCAGGGAGAATGAGCCGGGCTCCAGTTTCCTCTTCCTGGTGGGGACCAAGAAGGACCTCTTG CCAGGGGCAGCGTGTGAGCAGGTCGAGGCGGAGGCCGTGCGCCTGGCTGGCGAGATGCAGGCTGAATACTGGTCAGTGTCGGCCAAGACAG GGGAGAATGTGACGGCGTTCTTCAGCCGCGTGGCCGCCCTTGCGTTCGAGCAGTCGGTGCTGCAGGAGCTGGCAAGGAGGGACAGCGTCCGGCCACAGCTCGGCGATGGAGCCCTCATCC GAATGGAGGGGTGCCCCTCCGAGAGCCAGGGGAGCAAGAAGCCGTCCAGCCTGGGCTGCTGCTAG
- the RAB36 gene encoding ras-related protein Rab-36 isoform X3, whose amino-acid sequence MRSALPPLGPPVSRDRVIASFPKWYTSDACLQLKEHFHGQVSAACQLRSTGTVGLKLSKVVVVGDLYVGKTSLIHRFCKNVFDRDYKATIGVDFEIERFEIAGVPYGLQIWDTAGQEKFKCIASAYYRGAEVIIMTFDLCDMQTLEHTRQWLQDALRENEPGSSFLFLVGTKKDLLPGAACEQVEAEAVRLAGEMQAEYWSVSAKTGENVTAFFSRVAALAFEQSVLQELARRDSVRPQLGDGALIRMEGCPSESQGSKKPSSLGCC is encoded by the exons ATGAGGTCCGCCCTGCCGCCGTTGGGGCCCCCGGTGAGCCGAGACCGCGTCATCGCCAGCTTCCCCAAG TGGTACACGTCCGACGCCTGCCTGCAGCTGAAGGAGCACTTCCACGGGCAGGTCAGCGCGGCCTGCCAGCTCAGGAGCACGGGGACTGTCGG GCTCAAACTCTCCAAGGTGGTCGTCGTCGGGGACCTCTACGTGGGGAAGACCAGCCTTATCCACAG GTTTTGTAAGAACGTTTTTGATCGTGACTACAAAGCCACCATCGGGGTGGACTTTGAAATCGAGCGCTTCGAAATCGCCGGAGTCCCCTACGGCCTCCAGAT CTGGGATACTGCGGGCCAGGAGAAGTTTAAGTGCATCGCATCCGCCTACTACCGGGGTGCCGAGG TTATCATCATGACATTTGACCTCTGTGACATGCAGACTCTGGAGCACACAAGGCAA TGGCTGCAGGACGCGCTCAGGGAGAATGAGCCGGGCTCCAGTTTCCTCTTCCTGGTGGGGACCAAGAAGGACCTCTTG CCAGGGGCAGCGTGTGAGCAGGTCGAGGCGGAGGCCGTGCGCCTGGCTGGCGAGATGCAGGCTGAATACTGGTCAGTGTCGGCCAAGACAG GGGAGAATGTGACGGCGTTCTTCAGCCGCGTGGCCGCCCTTGCGTTCGAGCAGTCGGTGCTGCAGGAGCTGGCAAGGAGGGACAGCGTCCGGCCACAGCTCGGCGATGGAGCCCTCATCC GAATGGAGGGGTGCCCCTCCGAGAGCCAGGGGAGCAAGAAGCCGTCCAGCCTGGGCTGCTGCTAG
- the RAB36 gene encoding ras-related protein Rab-36 isoform X2 — protein sequence MRSALPPLGPPVSRDRVIASFPKWYTSDACLQLKEHFHGQVSAACQLRSTGTVGCECELFSLRPQLVSLLHPSCPAFPAVSGSNSPRWSSSGTSTWGRPALSTGFVRTFLIVTTKPPSGWTLKSSASKSPESPTASRFIIMTFDLCDMQTLEHTRQWLQDALRENEPGSSFLFLVGTKKDLLPGAACEQVEAEAVRLAGEMQAEYWGECDGVLQPRGRPCVRAVGAAGAGKEGQRPATARRWSPHPNGGVPLREPGEQEAVQPGLLLAGSTP from the exons ATGAGGTCCGCCCTGCCGCCGTTGGGGCCCCCGGTGAGCCGAGACCGCGTCATCGCCAGCTTCCCCAAG TGGTACACGTCCGACGCCTGCCTGCAGCTGAAGGAGCACTTCCACGGGCAGGTCAGCGCGGCCTGCCAGCTCAGGAGCACGGGGACTGTCGG GTGTGAGTGTGAGCTTTTCAGCTTGAGGCCTCAGCTTGtgtctctcctgcacccctcGTGCCCCGCTTTCCCTGCAGTTTCTG GCTCAAACTCTCCAAGGTGGTCGTCGTCGGGGACCTCTACGTGGGGAAGACCAGCCTTATCCACAG GTTTTGTAAGAACGTTTTTGATCGTGACTACAAAGCCACCATCGGGGTGGACTTTGAAATCGAGCGCTTCGAAATCGCCGGAGTCCCCTACGGCCTCCAGAT TTATCATCATGACATTTGACCTCTGTGACATGCAGACTCTGGAGCACACAAGGCAA TGGCTGCAGGACGCGCTCAGGGAGAATGAGCCGGGCTCCAGTTTCCTCTTCCTGGTGGGGACCAAGAAGGACCTCTTG CCAGGGGCAGCGTGTGAGCAGGTCGAGGCGGAGGCCGTGCGCCTGGCTGGCGAGATGCAGGCTGAATACTG GGGAGAATGTGACGGCGTTCTTCAGCCGCGTGGCCGCCCTTGCGTTCGAGCAGTCGGTGCTGCAGGAGCTGGCAAGGAGGGACAGCGTCCGGCCACAGCTCGGCGATGGAGCCCTCATCC GAATGGAGGGGTGCCCCTCCGAGAGCCAGGGGAGCAAGAAGCCGTCCAGCCTGGGCTGCTGCTAGCGGGGTCCACGCCATAG
- the RAB36 gene encoding ras-related protein Rab-36 isoform X4 has protein sequence MRSALPPLGPPVSRDRVIASFPKWYTSDACLQLKEHFHGQVSAACQLRSTGTVGLKLSKVVVVGDLYVGKTSLIHRFCKNVFDRDYKATIGVDFEIERFEIAGVPYGLQIWDTAGQEKFKCIASAYYRGAEVIIMTFDLCDMQTLEHTRQWLQDALRENEPGSSFLFLVGTKKDLLPGAACEQVEAEAVRLAGEMQAEYWGECDGVLQPRGRPCVRAVGAAGAGKEGQRPATARRWSPHPNGGVPLREPGEQEAVQPGLLLAGSTP, from the exons ATGAGGTCCGCCCTGCCGCCGTTGGGGCCCCCGGTGAGCCGAGACCGCGTCATCGCCAGCTTCCCCAAG TGGTACACGTCCGACGCCTGCCTGCAGCTGAAGGAGCACTTCCACGGGCAGGTCAGCGCGGCCTGCCAGCTCAGGAGCACGGGGACTGTCGG GCTCAAACTCTCCAAGGTGGTCGTCGTCGGGGACCTCTACGTGGGGAAGACCAGCCTTATCCACAG GTTTTGTAAGAACGTTTTTGATCGTGACTACAAAGCCACCATCGGGGTGGACTTTGAAATCGAGCGCTTCGAAATCGCCGGAGTCCCCTACGGCCTCCAGAT CTGGGATACTGCGGGCCAGGAGAAGTTTAAGTGCATCGCATCCGCCTACTACCGGGGTGCCGAGG TTATCATCATGACATTTGACCTCTGTGACATGCAGACTCTGGAGCACACAAGGCAA TGGCTGCAGGACGCGCTCAGGGAGAATGAGCCGGGCTCCAGTTTCCTCTTCCTGGTGGGGACCAAGAAGGACCTCTTG CCAGGGGCAGCGTGTGAGCAGGTCGAGGCGGAGGCCGTGCGCCTGGCTGGCGAGATGCAGGCTGAATACTG GGGAGAATGTGACGGCGTTCTTCAGCCGCGTGGCCGCCCTTGCGTTCGAGCAGTCGGTGCTGCAGGAGCTGGCAAGGAGGGACAGCGTCCGGCCACAGCTCGGCGATGGAGCCCTCATCC GAATGGAGGGGTGCCCCTCCGAGAGCCAGGGGAGCAAGAAGCCGTCCAGCCTGGGCTGCTGCTAGCGGGGTCCACGCCATAG